The following nucleotide sequence is from Channa argus isolate prfri chromosome 9, Channa argus male v1.0, whole genome shotgun sequence.
atctctgtctttctgtacaAATTTAGTAAGAATTACATACGTAGTACAAATTATtctacagaaaatataaaatatatgataTGTGTAAGGAGCTCTTTGTTCCTGAGTGCTTGGATGGgatattttgtttggttttcagcTGACCAAGAATGGCACAGTGGAGTCTGAAGAGGCTAGCACACTTACAGCAGAGGACATTTCTGATGATGACATTGATCTGGACAACACAGAGGTGGACGAGTACTTCTTCCTGCAGCCTCTAACCACTAAGAAGCGTCGGGTACTGCTGCGCTCATCTGGAGTAAAGAAGATTGATGTGGAAGAGAAACATGAATTGCGAGCCATCCGGATGTCCAGAGAGGACTGTGGTTGTGATTGCAGGGTCTTCTGTGACCCAGAGACCTGTGCCTGCAGCATTGCAGGGATCAAGTGTCAGGTAAATCCTATCTGATGCTCATTTGTTCTATTTCACTCTGTTGTAATGTTCTTTTTCTACTTGTAAACAGGAaagcattttgttcttttatagAGAAGGTCCGTTTCCATCACACCGCATAGTTCATGTACCTACTAATTAACTAAATAGCATAGTAAACCCTGTGTTTTCCTTAGGTGGATCGTATGTCATTTCCCTGTGGCTGCACAAAAGAGGGCTGCAGCAATGCAACTGGCAGAGTAGAGTTTAATCCTATCCGTGTTCGGACCCATTTCTTGCACACTATAATGAAGCTTGAACTGGAGAAAAGTCGTGAGCAACAGCAGGCATCCCCCAGCAATGCTTACCGGAGTGAAACTAACGACCTGGGAAGCGGAAACCCTCTTGTTCAGTCCCCACACAGGTTGGACTACTCTCTGTCAGACGTTGTTCCACAGACAACCAACATGCACCTGCAGGCTGGAGATGAGATAGAGGAGCCACTAGATGATGAGGACGAAGAcgaagaggatgaagaagatgaggaagatgaagaggaggaggacaatgaAGAcgatgaagaagatgaagaggacagtaGCAGTGTTTGCAGCGGTCTGTCTGACTCCAGCACTCAGAGCTTAGCTAACAGCGACTCTGAGGATGAcgatgaagatgaagaaaagtCGGAGAACTTCGAGGATGACATGACAACTCCATCAGTGTCCCATACTGAGATTGTCCCCTTGTCCTCTGTGTTGTGTTACAGTGATGGCTCTATGGCTCACGATAACCACATGAATGGAAACACTTACTTAATGAGCTCTTCTTCAGCTGAGTACTATCAGCTGGGGAGCTCCAGTGCCGTCTCCAATGGCCAAAGCAGCCAACCAGGGGAACCCTATGGGGAAGCCTTAGCATTCCAAGAGTCAGTCAGCACTACCAACGGCAACATGGCCCAAGGACCATTCAACATGACTGCTGAGCAGTACACAGAATACTCTAATCAAGCTGAGGAACAGTACACACCCAAACACCCTTTCACCTTGACCAGTGGTGCTCCTGCCGCCCCTTTGACCTGCACACCTGATCAGGAGAAAAAGGTATTGTCCAAAGTGGCATTTGTGGAGCAACCTGACAACCAGAACCAGACCCAATTTCAAAACTACCTGAACAATAACACGCAGCGTTCCTACAGCACTAAAAGCTCATTTATGACTACTGAACAGCCACAGAAGGAACCCAGTGTTAATGGACATTCTGACCTGACGCTACTAGTGAACAATACTAAGAACCTCCCTTTACCAGACCATTGCCCCGAGGTGACAGCCATTTAGTGGGCCTCCCCTTCTTAAGTGTTCTTTCATTATTGCATCTTTACTTGAGCCTGACCAAGTGGTATTTTAAGGGAACATAATCATGGCCTTTGCATTATCAGACATTAAATCTCAAAGTAATTTGCAGCACCCTAGTACATTTTCATCTGTAACTATAAAGCTATATGTTCATGATGGAAGTGCTTTTGAGAAGTGATTCACTCCTGAAGGTTTCTCCATTACAGTTGTGTGCTTAGTTGCAAAATGGAAAGATCAAAAACCCATCAACACATCAGTTATGTCACGCTGTGCAGTGTATATTGTAATTTCAGATGTAAAGTTCTAGTTTTAAGCAAATATTGTACTGTAGATGGATCTTTTCTATGTCTACTGtgtcaaatgtgcaaaaagGTTTATTGTCAGTTTATTTATCGTTTCAGAATTATGTGTATACTTATATATTGTAAAAGTTTTGATAACAATACGCATGCTGTTTTATGAATCTCAGTGACATTTAGGGAAGAAATATGccattgttttataaaaaacatgttgcatatataatgtaaatgtcCCCTCTTCTTTTTGTCACCGTTATATGCTTTTCTATGGTTTTGAAAAGCACGAAAAATTCTGAATTCCTATTTGTATGTTTGGAGTACAGAATCAATAGTATATTGTCTGACATCAAAATCAATTCACAGCCTTTTGGTTTAAGCTGATAAATACGTATACAGCGTAAAGGTACGCCCCCCCACACTGTTCACTATTAGACTAATATGATTTACAAGTGTCAGTAGAAATGATTTATTCTTTGAGGTATTTACGTAATGCAGTGATAATTGTTAAAACAGCACTTTGACATATATCTGAAAGCATCAGAAGCTTTATGATTCATCATAGACAACAGAACTTTTTATCATAAATTAGTTAATAAACTTAATTTGAAAAGCAACAATAACCAGTCCTGTAGACAACATATTGATAGTAAACAATGTGCCAGTATTTCTGAACTAGTTATTCTGTTTTGAAAGCTGTATAAGCTGTCACATAACTAAGTTGTTTATTTATGCCATTTAATAATAATGCTGAGTTGTTCTATTGAAGTGTTAAGTGCAATAATTTGAGGTTTATTTTAACGGGGCTGTCTCTTTGGAGAGGAAATCCTCAGCAAAGTGGATTGatattgcttttaattgactgtCACAGTACGTAATAATTACTTATTATTGTACTAAAATGACCATgggtttcattaaaaatatgacagttttaataaatttataTGGGGGAAACAAATGTTCAAGGTCGACAATCAAAGCTTATCAAACATGATTTGTATCGGTAACGAACAGCTGCACAATagcacagaagacacagaaTCCTGAGTCTTGGGAGTTATGGAAAATGACTccatatataaaaacacactttaccaAATAAAGTCTTTATAAAACCCCTGATATAAAAGGCAAATGAAGTGACTACTCAAATAATACAGGGACTGCAATAATTTTGTTGATAATTCTAATGTAATATTTTGCTGAAGTTCTTTACCTTGAAGATATTTGCCCCTTGCAAGCTCACAAATATCTGccccttttttttataatcacaAGGGTCAGAACATGAGTTTGGTGGTTCTGTGTCTGTCAACTAGCTGGGACCTCTCATACTATTTTGGAGATACAAAAGAAATGTACAGACTGCTTTCAGGCAAGCAGTGATGTCAACATTACCTACAGGACAGAAGAAATGTGCCAAAGCATACAATGTGAGATTAGATACAATGACACTGCATCCAGTTAagatttctgtgtttgattttaatttagtatttattatGAATGATATattgaaatgtgtatttattgtggCTTACTAAAATGTCTATTGAGTAAATAGCTTCACTATCTTAAAgttgtcttttgtttaatgCTGGTTGTGAGTTGTAAAGCTTCATGTGCctgatttatttaattctgtGAAATGCATACGTTTTGcacaaaattgt
It contains:
- the csrnp3 gene encoding cysteine/serine-rich nuclear protein 3 isoform X2, which translates into the protein MRRAMSGILKRKFEEVEPSSSPCSSLRESDDEVSCSESGDSSDSVNPSASGSFTPDSILKREKRLRTRRVHFENVTVYYFGRRQGFTSVPSQGGSTLGMSNRHSWVREYSLGEFALEQERIHRDMLRDHLKEEKLNSIKLKLTKNGTVESEEASTLTAEDISDDDIDLDNTEVDEYFFLQPLTTKKRRVLLRSSGVKKIDVEEKHELRAIRMSREDCGCDCRVFCDPETCACSIAGIKCQVDRMSFPCGCTKEGCSNATGRVEFNPIRVRTHFLHTIMKLELEKSREQQQASPSNAYRSETNDLGSGNPLVQSPHRLDYSLSDVVPQTTNMHLQAGDEIEEPLDDEDEDEEDEEDEEDEEEEDNEDDEEDEEDSSSVCSGLSDSSTQSLANSDSEDDDEDEEKSENFEDDMTTPSVSHTEIVPLSSVLCYSDGSMAHDNHMNGNTYLMSSSSAEYYQLGSSSAVSNGQSSQPGEPYGEALAFQESVSTTNGNMAQGPFNMTAEQYTEYSNQAEEQYTPKHPFTLTSGAPAAPLTCTPDQEKKVLSKVAFVEQPDNQNQTQFQNYLNNNTQRSYSTKSSFMTTEQPQKEPSVNGHSDLTLLVNNTKNLPLPDHCPEVTAI
- the csrnp3 gene encoding cysteine/serine-rich nuclear protein 3 isoform X1, whose product is MLSYWNTNELVMNSSDKETQVRMRRAMSGILKRKFEEVEPSSSPCSSLRESDDEVSCSESGDSSDSVNPSASGSFTPDSILKREKRLRTRRVHFENVTVYYFGRRQGFTSVPSQGGSTLGMSNRHSWVREYSLGEFALEQERIHRDMLRDHLKEEKLNSIKLKLTKNGTVESEEASTLTAEDISDDDIDLDNTEVDEYFFLQPLTTKKRRVLLRSSGVKKIDVEEKHELRAIRMSREDCGCDCRVFCDPETCACSIAGIKCQVDRMSFPCGCTKEGCSNATGRVEFNPIRVRTHFLHTIMKLELEKSREQQQASPSNAYRSETNDLGSGNPLVQSPHRLDYSLSDVVPQTTNMHLQAGDEIEEPLDDEDEDEEDEEDEEDEEEEDNEDDEEDEEDSSSVCSGLSDSSTQSLANSDSEDDDEDEEKSENFEDDMTTPSVSHTEIVPLSSVLCYSDGSMAHDNHMNGNTYLMSSSSAEYYQLGSSSAVSNGQSSQPGEPYGEALAFQESVSTTNGNMAQGPFNMTAEQYTEYSNQAEEQYTPKHPFTLTSGAPAAPLTCTPDQEKKVLSKVAFVEQPDNQNQTQFQNYLNNNTQRSYSTKSSFMTTEQPQKEPSVNGHSDLTLLVNNTKNLPLPDHCPEVTAI